One Kitasatospora sp. MAP12-44 DNA segment encodes these proteins:
- a CDS encoding DUF4129 domain-containing protein: MPTWGDRALAAAGSPVAVPRDPARDAARNELLDPAYHRHDPSLAQRVTDWLWAQLDHLLGGIGSTTGSGVAGLVFFLVIAVLIGAGLWWRLGRPGRAAQTAAALFSAEGPRTAAEHRAAARRHAEAGDWPQAVREQMRALVRALEERTLLDARPGRTADEAAAEAGRFLPEHAAALREAARVFDDVAFGDRAAAGADYQLLAELDGRLERTRPAVPSPGGLA, translated from the coding sequence GTGCCCACCTGGGGGGATCGGGCACTGGCGGCGGCCGGCAGCCCGGTGGCCGTGCCGCGCGACCCGGCCCGCGACGCCGCGCGCAACGAGCTGCTCGACCCGGCCTACCACCGGCACGATCCGAGCCTCGCGCAGCGGGTCACCGACTGGCTCTGGGCCCAGCTGGACCACCTGCTCGGCGGGATCGGCTCGACGACCGGCAGCGGCGTCGCCGGTCTGGTGTTCTTCCTGGTGATCGCCGTGCTGATCGGCGCCGGCCTGTGGTGGCGACTCGGCCGGCCGGGCCGTGCTGCACAGACCGCCGCCGCGCTGTTCAGCGCCGAGGGCCCGCGCACCGCCGCCGAGCACCGCGCGGCGGCCCGCCGGCACGCCGAGGCGGGCGACTGGCCGCAGGCCGTACGGGAGCAGATGCGCGCGCTGGTCCGCGCGCTGGAGGAACGCACCCTGCTGGATGCCCGCCCGGGCCGCACCGCGGACGAGGCGGCCGCCGAGGCCGGCCGGTTCCTGCCCGAGCACGCCGCCGCGCTGCGCGAGGCGGCCCGGGTCTTCGACGACGTCGCGTTCGGCGACCGCGCCGCCGCCGGCGCCGACTACCAGCTGCTGGCCGAGCTGGACGGTCGACTGGAGCGCACCCGCCCGGCCGTGCCCTCCCCGGGAGGCCTGGCGTGA
- a CDS encoding LpqB family beta-propeller domain-containing protein gives MGTIRSKPVAWGVWAVLTALLAAGCTTMPDSGDPERIAPPPGAGGDNGVQVRVIPVPPRDGQTPREVLQNFLDASIADERGYNTAQQYLTPNAVKTWRPDDGVVILRNTTPGPTATESDSASTQISIHSPEVGQLDAKHTYSAVEDDSYEAAFTLVNVAKDARDASRAQWRIDDLPGGLIVNQTNFANTYQQVDRYFYTAPDPTQPVTQQPVLVPDPIYLRRRVDPASAAATAVAMGPSDWLGPAVHSAFGDAKIVGSVGGDDPRTPRVQVDGTAVNGAGCQLIAAQLYFTLSSQAGGSGSLDSVTLTNRHNSTLCTLTSAQAKVLPSAPGALAGTIGASTPAYYRNEVSGSLYRMSGQDNSAPVPGALGAATQPAGLAPTADHLMGPFAVSRDNKQAAVVSDDAKDLYLAGLANGEKLGPPVAVSHAPNPQQGFTSPSWDGYGGLWVVDRDPAAPEVLLIRGPVHTVVNVDLPAGHTVDGIKLSSDGTRAALLLKDGSGATSLALGLVLRSGTPDAPVVQIGSLRLLAPQLDVTSVSWADTDLLLVLGKETDSVPQLHYVQTDGSQIADSPLQAVDGMTVVAASESRTDSVLADSADPEHAIYGQGGNAAWQWRAYAKHGALPGYPG, from the coding sequence GTGGGGACGATCAGGAGTAAGCCCGTTGCCTGGGGCGTCTGGGCTGTCCTGACCGCGCTGCTCGCGGCCGGGTGCACCACGATGCCCGACAGCGGCGATCCCGAGCGGATCGCCCCGCCGCCGGGCGCCGGGGGCGACAACGGGGTGCAGGTCAGGGTGATCCCGGTGCCGCCGCGTGACGGGCAGACCCCGCGCGAGGTGCTGCAGAACTTCCTGGACGCCTCGATCGCCGACGAGCGCGGCTACAACACCGCGCAGCAGTACCTGACGCCGAACGCGGTCAAGACCTGGCGGCCGGACGACGGGGTGGTGATCCTGCGCAACACCACGCCGGGCCCGACCGCCACCGAGAGCGACTCGGCGAGCACCCAGATATCCATCCACTCCCCCGAGGTCGGGCAGCTGGATGCCAAGCACACCTACTCGGCGGTCGAGGACGACAGTTACGAGGCTGCCTTCACCCTGGTCAATGTCGCCAAGGACGCCAGGGACGCGAGCAGGGCGCAGTGGCGGATCGACGATCTGCCGGGTGGGTTGATCGTCAACCAGACCAACTTCGCCAACACCTACCAGCAGGTGGACCGGTACTTCTACACCGCGCCCGACCCGACGCAGCCCGTCACCCAGCAGCCGGTGCTGGTGCCGGACCCGATCTACCTGCGCCGCCGGGTCGACCCGGCCAGCGCCGCGGCCACCGCCGTGGCCATGGGCCCCTCCGACTGGCTCGGCCCGGCCGTGCACTCCGCGTTCGGTGACGCCAAGATCGTCGGATCGGTCGGCGGGGACGACCCGAGGACCCCGCGGGTGCAGGTCGACGGCACCGCCGTCAACGGCGCCGGCTGCCAACTGATCGCGGCCCAGCTCTACTTCACGCTGTCCAGCCAGGCCGGCGGCAGCGGTTCGCTCGACTCGGTGACGCTGACCAACCGGCACAACTCCACGCTCTGCACGCTGACTTCGGCACAGGCCAAGGTCCTGCCGTCCGCGCCGGGAGCGCTGGCCGGCACGATCGGCGCCAGCACGCCGGCGTACTACCGCAACGAGGTCAGCGGGAGCCTGTACCGGATGTCCGGGCAGGACAACTCCGCCCCGGTGCCGGGCGCCCTCGGCGCGGCGACCCAGCCCGCCGGGCTGGCCCCGACGGCCGACCACCTGATGGGGCCGTTCGCGGTCAGCCGGGACAACAAGCAGGCCGCGGTGGTCAGCGACGATGCCAAGGACCTGTACCTGGCCGGCCTCGCGAATGGCGAGAAGCTCGGCCCGCCGGTGGCCGTCAGCCATGCCCCGAACCCCCAGCAGGGCTTCACCTCGCCCAGTTGGGACGGCTACGGCGGACTCTGGGTGGTGGACCGCGACCCGGCCGCCCCCGAGGTCCTGCTGATCCGGGGCCCGGTCCACACGGTGGTCAATGTGGACCTCCCCGCGGGTCACACGGTCGACGGGATCAAGCTCTCCTCGGACGGCACCCGGGCGGCTCTGCTGCTCAAGGACGGCAGCGGGGCGACGAGCCTGGCGCTCGGCCTGGTGCTGCGTTCCGGCACGCCCGACGCGCCGGTCGTGCAGATCGGCTCGCTGCGCCTGCTCGCCCCGCAGCTCGACGTCACCTCGGTCTCCTGGGCCGACACCGACCTGCTGCTGGTGCTCGGCAAGGAGACCGACAGCGTCCCGCAGCTGCACTACGTGCAGACGGACGGTTCGCAGATCGCCGACTCGCCGCTGCAGGCGGTGGACGGGATGACCGTGGTGGCCGCCTCGGAGTCCCGCACGGACTCGGTGCTCGCGGACTCCGCGGACCCCGAGCACGCCATCTACGGCCAGGGCGGCAACGCCGCGTGGCAGTGGCGGGCCTACGCCAAGCATGGAGCGCTGCCGGGCTACCCCGGCTGA
- the mtrA gene encoding MtrAB system response regulator MtrA has product MKGRVLVVDDDTALAEMLGIVLRGEGFEPFFVADGDKALAVFRETKPDLVLLDLMLPGRDGIDVARQIRAESGVPIVMLTAKTDTVDIVVGLESGADDYVVKPFKPKELVARVRARLRRAEEPTPEQLTIGDLVIDVAGHSVKRDGRGIPLTPLEFDLLVALARKPWQVFTREVLLEQVWGYRHAADTRLVNVHVQRLRSKIEKDPERPEIVVTVRGVGYKAGPS; this is encoded by the coding sequence ATGAAAGGTCGCGTCCTCGTCGTAGATGACGACACCGCACTCGCCGAGATGCTCGGCATTGTGCTGCGTGGTGAGGGTTTTGAGCCGTTTTTCGTCGCCGATGGGGACAAGGCGCTTGCCGTGTTCCGGGAGACCAAGCCGGACCTGGTGCTGCTTGACCTGATGCTGCCCGGCCGCGACGGTATCGACGTCGCCCGGCAGATCAGGGCGGAGTCCGGCGTGCCCATCGTCATGCTCACCGCCAAGACCGACACGGTCGACATCGTGGTGGGCCTGGAGTCGGGTGCCGACGACTATGTGGTCAAGCCGTTCAAGCCCAAGGAGCTGGTGGCCCGGGTGCGCGCGCGGTTGCGCCGTGCCGAGGAGCCCACGCCCGAGCAGCTGACCATAGGTGATCTGGTCATCGATGTGGCCGGGCACTCCGTGAAGCGGGACGGCCGGGGCATCCCGCTGACGCCGCTGGAGTTCGACCTGCTGGTCGCGCTGGCCCGCAAGCCCTGGCAGGTGTTCACCCGCGAGGTGCTGCTGGAGCAGGTCTGGGGCTACCGGCACGCCGCCGACACCCGGTTGGTGAACGTGCACGTCCAGCGCCTGCGGTCCAAGATCGAGAAGGACCCGGAGCGTCCGGAGATCGTGGTCACCGTCCGCGGTGTCGGCTACAAGGCCGGGCCCAGCTGA
- a CDS encoding DUF4350 domain-containing protein has protein sequence MTLTPTAAPTSAPTTALSPTARQLWRRSRWFLLGAAVLLLAALLVGGLGDSGGYPALDPRSADPDGGRATAQLLRQQGITVDPVDTPAALDDSAGADTVLLPLPDLLSPDQLRALAAAGHRRVILISPGDAALSILAPDVHPAEAAGVPLGIASASTQPSCSLPEAQRAGSVQLGGQLYAADDDTLACYPREGHPSLVRTTEPSGTEVIVLGSGRFLTNQALAQDGNASLALGLLGAQPHLTWYLPDYSSAPQQAQQRSFTDLIPRGWSWAALQLALAAVLAALWRARRLGPVVSEDLPVVVRAAETTEGRARLYQRAKAREQAATSLRRAARHRLAAVLGVPLTVGEPDGTALLTALAGRLPAPVDPGGPHALLYGPPPTDDAALLRLADDLDALERQVRQP, from the coding sequence GTGACGCTCACCCCGACCGCCGCCCCGACCAGCGCGCCGACCACCGCGCTGTCCCCGACGGCTCGTCAACTCTGGCGCCGCTCCCGCTGGTTCCTGCTCGGCGCAGCTGTCCTGCTGCTGGCCGCGCTGCTCGTCGGCGGCCTCGGTGACAGCGGCGGCTACCCCGCGCTCGACCCGCGCTCCGCCGACCCGGACGGCGGCCGGGCGACCGCGCAGCTGCTGCGCCAGCAGGGCATCACCGTCGATCCCGTGGACACCCCCGCCGCCCTCGACGACTCCGCCGGCGCCGACACCGTCCTGCTGCCGCTGCCCGACCTGCTGAGCCCGGATCAGCTGCGCGCGCTGGCCGCCGCCGGACACCGCCGGGTGATCCTGATATCCCCCGGCGACGCCGCGCTGAGCATCCTGGCGCCCGACGTGCATCCCGCCGAGGCAGCCGGCGTCCCGCTGGGCATCGCCTCCGCCAGCACCCAGCCGAGCTGCTCGCTCCCCGAAGCCCAGCGGGCCGGCAGCGTCCAGCTCGGCGGACAGCTCTACGCCGCCGACGACGACACCCTCGCCTGCTACCCGCGCGAAGGCCATCCGTCCCTGGTGCGGACCACCGAACCAAGCGGCACCGAGGTGATCGTGCTCGGCTCGGGCCGCTTCCTCACCAACCAGGCACTCGCCCAGGACGGCAACGCCTCGCTCGCGCTCGGCCTGCTCGGCGCGCAGCCCCACCTCACCTGGTACCTGCCCGACTACAGCAGCGCGCCGCAGCAGGCCCAGCAGCGCAGCTTCACCGACCTGATACCCCGGGGCTGGTCCTGGGCCGCCCTGCAGCTCGCCCTCGCGGCCGTGCTGGCCGCGCTCTGGCGAGCGCGTCGGCTGGGTCCGGTGGTCAGCGAGGACCTCCCCGTGGTGGTCCGCGCCGCCGAGACCACCGAGGGCCGCGCCCGGCTCTACCAGCGCGCCAAGGCACGCGAACAGGCTGCCACGAGCCTGCGCCGGGCCGCCCGGCACCGGCTGGCGGCCGTCCTCGGCGTCCCGCTGACCGTCGGCGAGCCGGACGGCACCGCGCTGCTCACCGCCCTCGCCGGCCGGCTCCCCGCGCCGGTCGACCCCGGCGGGCCGCACGCCCTGCTGTACGGCCCGCCCCCCACCGACGACGCCGCACTGCTGCGGCTCGCCGACGACCTCGATGCCCTGGAAAGGCAGGTACGACAGCCGTGA